CGGCTCCAGCGCCACCAGCACGCCCAGCGCCCGCTCCAGGGCGCTCGCCGCCACGGGCACCACCGCCAGCGCGTTGTCACACGCCACCAACAGGTTCTCCCGCTCCAGCGCGAGCCGGCGGAAGGCCACCTCGCCCCCCTCTCCCCTCATCCGCGCGCTCAACCGGCGGGCCTTGGCCAGGTAGTAGTCCGCGTGGCGCGCCGCCAGCATCCCCCCCTCGCCCCGCTCCGCCAGCCGCGAGGAGGCGTACTGCTGGATGCTCTCGTACATGCCCAGGCGCAGCTCTCCGGTGAGCCCGTCCGGCGCGTAGGCCCTCAGCAGCGACTTCGAGCGCAGCGAGTAGATGATCTCCAGCACATCCGGCCCGCCGGGAGGGAACATGAGCACCGACTCGGCCGCCCGCAGCGTGAAGCCTCCCCGGAACATCGAGCACTGGGCCAGGGCCGCCCGCTCCGTCGGCTCCAGCAGGTTCCACGACCAGTCGATGGCGCCCCACAGCGTGCACTGCCGCGCCGAGCCGTCGCGACGCCCTCCGCGCAGCAGCTCGAAGCGGCGGGACAGCCGCTCCTGAATCTGCATCACGCCCAGCAGGTTGGTCCGAGCCGCCGCGAGCTCGATGGCCAGGGGGATGCCATCCAGCTTGCGCACGATGTCCGCTACCCGCGGCGCATCCGCGTCCGTCAGCTCGAAGCTGCCCCGCACCGCCCGGGTCCGCTGCACGAAGAGGCGCACCGCGTCCGAGCCCGCCAGCCGCTCCAGGCGCGTCTCCCCTTCCTCCGGCACTTCCAGCGGCTCCAGCTCGATGACCCGCTCCTCGGGGAACAGGAGCGCCTCGCGCGAGGTGACGAGGAACCTCGCCCGGGGTGCCAGCCCCCGCCAGCGGCCCAGCGTGGCTGGCAGGTGGTGGATGACGTGCTCCACGTTGTCGAGGATGACCAGCACGTCCCCCCGCCCGGCCAGCGCCCGGCCCAGCCGCTCCGCCGGCTCGCTGACCTCCGCATTGCGCGTCAGCGCGACCCCCAGCGCCTGGCCGACGGCGTGGCAGATGTCGTCCACCGTCGCCGAGTCCGTCAGCCCGCACATCCACACCCCGCCCGGCCACATGCCCGCGCCGATCTGGAGCTCGCCGAAGCTGGTGGCCAGCCGGCTCTTTCCCATGCCACCCGGGCCCAGCAGCGTGACGAGCCGGGCTCCCTCGTCGAAGCAGCACCGCAGCAGCGCCAGCTCATCTCTCCGCCCGATGAGCTCGCTCGTCTCGGCCGGGACGTTGCCGCGCCGCACCCGCTGGACCCGCGGGGCCGCGAAGCGCCGATCCGCCAGCGCCTCGGGCAGCACCTCCACCAGGGTGACGGCATCCTCGATGCCCTTGAGGTGGTACTCGCCCAGGGGACGCACCACGGGCTGGCCCAACGCCTCCAGCATGCCCTCCACCTGGGCCCAGACGGCCCCACTCACCAGCACCTGCCCACCATGGCCCGCGGCCGCCACTCGCGCCGTCACGTTCACCATCCTCCCGAAGTAGTCCGCCCGGCCCGTCCGCGTGTCGATGCGGCACTCCGGCTCTCCCAGGTGGACGCCCATGCGCACCCGGAGGCCGCGGTGCACCAGCCCGCGCGGGCCTCGCACCTCCGCCGCGTCCGCCTCGGCGAGCAGCTCCTCCGGCCAGGGCGCATGCAGCAGCTCCTGCTGCGCCAGCAGACACCAGCGCACGGCCTCCACCGCCGAGTCGAAGGCCACCATGAAGGAGTCGCCCTGCGTCTTCACCTCGTAGCCATTCCCCTCCACCAGCAGGGCGCGCAGCACCCGGTCATGCACGTCCAACGCGGCGCGCATGCCGGAGCTGCACCGCTCCCATAGCTGCGTGGAGCCCTGCACGTCCGTGAAGACGAGGGCCACCGTTCCGGTGGGCACCTCGGCGGCCGGACGGGATCGATGCCGAGAGGAGCCCCCGAAGCCGGAGACCTCGGCGGTGCTGAACGGTGAGAACATTCGCAGGACTCTCCCCATCACCTGCTCCCTCGTCTCTGTTCATGATGAACGGAGCGACTGGCGCTGGCGCCCCCCGCGTGCGGCATCCGTGCACCAGCGTACGGAGCGTCCACCTGACGGCTAGCGAGCCAACACCTCCGCACCGCACGAGGACGCGCACCTCGGACGACAATCCCTCACGCGAGATCCGCTGACGGTGGAATGCCAGACGGGAAGGCCCCGAGCTCGGCGACCCGCTACGGGAGGGCACCGCTCGAGCCCGGACCGCGGCTCTGGAGCAGATAGAAGACGTAGCCGTAGGACGAGCCATGCCGCGAGTAGAGGGAGATCTCACGCTCCGTCTCGGCGATCGCGGTGGCGAGGAGCGCGTCCTCGCGCGCCCGTGCGCGAAGCGACTCGATGCGCGCCCGCAGCGGAGCGTAGTACTCGTCCCACCACGCCGACTCCGGCAGGACGAAGGTGTCCAGCACCTCGAAGCCGGCCGCGCGCGCGGCGGCGCCGTTGGACGCGATGGTGCCCATGGTGGGGTAGGCCTCGCGCCAGAAGGCGGCGGCCTTGTCCGGCGGCGAGCCCGTGAGCCATGTCGCCTCGGTGACGGCCATCAGTCCACCGGGACGCAGCAGCGGGCGCCACCGCCGCAGGCCCTCGGCCCAGCCCAGCAGGTAGATGGCACCCTCGGACCAGAGCAGGTCCACGCTGCCCGGCGCCTCCTCGAGCGCCCCGAAGTCGGCGCACCGCGTGCGGACGAGGTGCCCCAGTCCCCGTGCCGCGGCCTCGGCCTCCAGCCGCGCCAGGAAGGGCGCATGCAGATCCACGGCGGTGACGCGGGTAGCGAGCTCCTCCGCCAGCACGAGCGTCTGCCGGCCGGGACCACAGCCGAGGTCGAGCACCTCGGGCGCGGCGGGAAGCAACGGACGGAGCCGGCGAAGCGCCTCGCGGGTGGTGTCGTCACTCCCAGGCGCCTCTCGGGGCAGGTCCGTGTGCAGCAGCATGAAGGCATCGGCCAGCATGGGCGGAACCTACCCCGACCGGGGAGGCCAGGTCTCGCGGCCTCAGGCGTGGAGCTTGCGCATCGCTCCGCGTACCGCGAGCGAGCCCGCCATGAGGGAGACGCCACGGGCGAGGATCTCCACGCCCACCACCACGCCCAGGGCCCACAACGAGGAATAGGGCAGCTGGGCGAAGATGATGGCGCCCAGCGCCACGGACACGATGCCGTAGGCGAAGTCCCACCCCCAGCCGGTGTACCGGTCCGCGAGCGACGTGATGCTCCGGAAGAGCCCGCTGGCGAAGAAGTACCCCGCCATCAGGAGCGTCAACGCCACCAGCCCGGCACCCGGACGAGCGAGCACCAGCGCGCCCACCACGAGGGAGAGGATGCCGCCCAACAGGAAGAGCAGGAAGGGGCCTGTCTTTCGGACGCGGAAGGCGTGGACGACCTCGAAGATGCCCGCCGCCACCAGCATCGCCCCGTAGAAGATGACCGACAGGAAGCTGGTGAGGACGACCGCGCCCAGCGCCACGATGCCGAGCAGGGCAATGAGCAGCCCCATCACGAAGGGGCCGCCCCACATGCTCGCCAGCGTCCGTGAGCCACGCGTGTCGTTGATGTCCGAACCGGGATTCGAATCCGAGATGGCCATGACGGAACTCCGAGGCAGCGGAGGTGCACCTTCAAGCTGGGAGTGCCCCGAAGTCCCGACAAGCGTCCAGGGCGTCAATGTACGGCCGTCGGGCCGGGGCCTCGCGCGGCTTCCTCCTCCTGGGCGAGTCGAGGCTCATCGGTGTGAGCGAGCCCTGGGACCTCCGCCCCTCCCGAGGTGCTCAGCGTGGGGCGCCACCTGCCATGAGGAGCGATGAGGTCATCGGCCTGGGGCGGGCCCCAGGTACCGGGCTCGTATTCGTACAGCGGCGTGGCGCCGCCCACGATGGGGTCCACCACCCGCCACGCCTCCTCGACGCTCTCCTGGCGCGCGAAGAGCGAGACATCGCCGCGCATGGCATCGCCGAGCAGCCGCTCGTAGGGCCTCATCGTCCCGCCGGCGTGCTGGATGGCCACCAGGTCCACGTCCTCGCCCGTCATGTTCCCACCGGGCTTCTTCGCGCGCGCGCCGATGGAGATGCGCACGTCCGGGCCAAGGCGGAAGCGCACCGAGTTGGGGGAGGCCATGAAGGGCTCCTCGAAGATGGGGCGCGGCGGGTGGTTCAGCTCGACGAACACCTCGGTGGCGTTGGTGGGCAGACACTTGCCCGAACGGATGAAGAAGGGCACGTCCGCCCAGCGCCACGAGTCGATGAACAGGCGCACCGCGGCGAACGTCTCCACGTCGGAGGTGGGCGAGACGCCGCGCTCCCCCCGGTAGCCGCGGAACTGGCCACGCACCACGCTGGCCGGGTCGAGCGAGCGCATGGCCTTGAAGACCCGGGCCTTCTCGTCGCGCAGGTTCTCGGGGTCCGAGCAGAACGGCGCATCCATGGTCAGCAGCCCGACGATCTGCAGCAGGTGGTTCTGCAGCACGTCCCGGATGGCGCCCACCTCCTCGTAGAAGGCGCCGCGGCCCTGCACGCCGAAGCTCTCGGCCAGCGTCACCTGCACGCCGCGCACGTGCTGCCGGTTCCAGATGGGCTCCAGGAAGACGTTGGCGAAGCGGAAGAAGAGCAGGTTCTGCACCGGCTCCTTCCCCAGGAAGTGGTCGATGCGGAAGATGGCGGACTCGGGCAGGAAGCGGTGCAGCGTCTCGTTGAGGGCGCGCGCGGAGGCCAGGTCCCTCCCGAAGGGCTTCTCCACCACCACCCGCACGCCCTGCCCCAGACAGGTGGAGTGGGACAGTCCCTCCACCACCGTGGCGAAGAGGCTCGGAGGGATGGCCAGGTAGTGCAGCGGGCGCTTCGCTCCACCGAGCGCCTCGCGGACGCGGTCGAAGGTCTTCGGGTCGCGGTAGTCCCCATCCACGTAGCGCAGCAACTGACTCAGGTGCTGGAAGGCGGCCTCGTCGAATCCACCGTGAGCCCGGATGCTGTCGCGCGCCCGCTCGCGCAGCTGCTCCAGTCCCCAGCCCGCCTTGGCCACGCCGATGATGGGAATCGCCAGCCGGTGGCGGACCACCAGCGCCTGCAGGGCGGGAAATATCTGCTTGTACGCCAGGTCTCCGGTGGCTCCGAAGAAGACGAGGGCATCCGAAACGGGCACATCCGCCATGACTCACCCTCCCTTCTTCTCCTGGTGACCGCCGAACGCGTGGCGCATGGCGGACAACAGCTTGTCGGCGAAGTCGCCCTGCCCCCGGCTGCCGAATCGTTGGAAGAGGGCGCTGCCGAGCACGGGCGCGGGCACGCCCTCGTCGACGGCCGCCGCCAGGGTCCACCGCCCCTCGCCGGAGTCGGAGACCTGGCCGGAGAACCCGCTCAGCTCGGGGTCGCCGCGCAGCGCCTGCGTGGTGAGGTCCAACAGCCAGGAGCCGACGACACTGCCCCGCCGCCACAGCTCGGCCACCTCGGGCAGGTCGAGCTCGTACAGGAACTCCTCGGGGTTGCGCAGCGGCGTCGTCTCCGCGTCCGCGTCGTGCCGGTGCTTGCCGACGTTGGCGTGGCGCAGGATGTTGAACCCCTCGGCGTAGGCGGCCATGAGGCCGTACTCGATGCCGTTGTGCACCATCTTCACGAAGTGGCCCGCGCCATTCGGCCCGCAGTGCAGCCAGCCCTGCTCGGCGGGGGACGGTGGGCCCTCGCGGCCCGGCGTACGCGGCGCGGAGAGGACTCCGGGGGCCAGCGCGGCGAAGATGGGCTCCAGCCCGCGAACCTGCTCCGGCTCTCCGCCAATCATCAGGCAATAGCCCCGCTCCCGCCCCCACACTCCACCGCTCACGCCTACGTCCACGTAGTGCAGTCCCCGCGGACGCAGCTCCGCCGCGCGGCGCAGGTCATCGCGGTAGTACGAATTGCCGCCGTCGATGACGGTGTCCCCGGCGTCGAGCAGCGGCACCAGCCTCGCCAGCGTGCCATCCACCACGGCCGCGGGCAGCATCAGCCACACCCTGCGCGGAGCGGGGAGCCGCCGTACCAGCTCCTCCAGCGAGAAGGCGCCCACCGCTCCCTGCCCCTGGAGCTCCTCGACGGCCCGCCGGTTCAAGTCATGGACGACGCACCGGTGCCCCCCGTCGAGCAACCGGCGCACCATGGAGGCCCCCATCCGTCCGAGCCCGATCATCCCCAGGTCCATGTCCTCCACTCCTCCACGCGAGCCAGGGAGGGCCCGGCTGCCCGTCCGCGTTCCCATCCCGGGTGCTCGCACGACACACGGGTGACCACGCTCAACCTGTGCACCCTGGCCGGGCTTGCCCGCTTGTGTCGTGACGCTCGGAGCCCCACCTTCCAAGGGACATGCCCCGCCCCATCGAGGACTACGCACTCATCGGAGACACCCAGACCGCGGCACTGGTGGGACGGGACGGCTCCATCGACTGGCTGTGTCTGCCCCGCTTCGACTCGGGCGCCTGCTTCGCGGCCCTGCTCGGTGAGCCGGAGCACGGCCGTTGGAAGCTGGCGCCCGCGGAAGAGCCTCCCCGGCAGGTGCGGCGGCGCTACCGCGAGGGCAGCCTGGTGCTGGAGACGGAGTTCACCACCGCCGACGGCGTGGTGCGGGTGGTGGACTGCATGCCTCCGCGCGACCGCACGCCGGACGTCATCCGCGTGGTGGAGGGCGTGAAGGGCCGGGTGCCCATGCGCATGGAGCTCGTCATCCGTTTCGACTACGGCTCGGTGGTGCCGTGGGTGACCCGGACGGGCGAGGAGCTGCGCGCGGAGGCGGGACCGGATGCCCTCAGCCTCTACTCTCCGGTGAGGACGCAAGGGCAGGGACTTCACACGTTGGCGGACTTCACCGTGTCCGAGGGCCAGCGCATCCCCTTCGTCCTGCGCTGGCATCCCTCCAACGAGCCACCGCCTCCGCCCCTGGACGGACTGACGGCGGCGGCGGACACCCAGGCCTGGTGGCGGGAGTGGTCGAGCCACTGCACCTATCGAGGCTCCTGGCACGAGCCCGTCCACACCTCGCTGATGACGCTCAAGGCCCTCACCTACGCGCCCACCGGAGGCATCGTGGCGGCGGCCACCACCTCGCTGCCCGAGCGGCTCGGCGGCGTGCGCAACTGGGACTACCGCTTCTGCTGGCTACGGGACGCCACCTTCACCCTCTACTCCCTGGTGCTCAGCGGCTTCCGGGAGGAGGCCCAGGCGTGGCGCGACTGGCTGCTGCGCTCGGTGGCGGGAGACCCCGCGAAGCTGCAAATCATGTACGGGGTGGCCGGCGAGCGCCGCCTCACCGAGACCGACCTGGACTGGCTGCCCGGCTATGCGGGCTCCAAGCCGGTGCGCACGGGCAACGCCGCGGTCCACCAGTTCCAGCTCGACGTCTATGGAGAGGTGATGGACGCGCTGCACCAGGCGCACCGCACCGGGCTGGTCCGCGACAGGCGCGCCTGGGACGTGGCGCTCGTGCTGATGGACTTCCTGGAGTCCGGGTGGAGCAAGCCCGACGAGGGGCTCTGGGAAGTGCGCGGGGAGCGCCAGCACTTCACCCACTCGAAGGTGATGGCCTGGGTGGCCTTTGATCGCGCGGTGAGGTCGGCGGAGCACAACAAGCTGCCGGGGCCCGTGGAGCGCTGGAGGAAGCTGCGCCACGCCATCCACGAGGAGATCTGCCAGCGGGGCTACGATCCGAAGCTCGGAGCCTTCACCCAGGCGTATGGCTCATCGAGCATGGACGCGAGTCTGCTGTTGATGCCGCTGGTGGGCTTCCTTCCGCCCAGGGATCCACGGGTGCTGGGCACCGTGCGCGCCATCGAGCGGGAGTTGATGCACGAAGGCCTCGTTCGGCGCTACCACACCCACGAGACGGAGGACGGACTGCCCCCGGGCGAGGGAGTCTTCCTCGCCTGCTCCTTCTGGCTCGCGGACAACTACATCCTGCAGGGCCGCATGGACGAGGCGGAGGCGCTCTTCAACCGGCTGCTCGGCCTGCGCAATGACGTGGGGCTGCTGTCCGAGGAGTACGATCCGGTGAACCGGCGCATGCTGGGCAACTTCCCGCAGGCCTTCTCGCACGTGGGACTCGTCAACACGGCGTTCAACCTCGAGCGGCACCGCAACAGCCCCGCCATCCACCGGCGAGAGAATCACAACGGCGTGCAGGAGCAGCCGTCATCCTGACGCGCCCGCCGGTAGGATGGGCCATATGGACATCCTGACCGTCAGGAGAGGACTCGCGCTCCTCTGCACGCTGCTGAGCGCTTGTGTCACCTCGCCGGGCCCGGTGCATGAATCCGACGAGGCACCCGAAGCCGTGGCCTCGTGGGAGGAGGCCCGAGCGGACCCGAGCTGTGTGGTACCGCGGTGTGACGAAGAGCGCTGCGCGCTCTGGCGCTGCCAGGACCTGGTGGAGGTGGACTCCCATCCCGTGGTGCTGGTGCGTGGGGCCGTGGGCCTACGACCTCCCCTGGTGGGCAATCCCAATCGCTGGTGGGGCCGCACACTGGCCGCCCCCACCTCCGTAGAACCCGTCTTCGAGATCCCCTGGCACAACTGGAAGACTCGAGACCAGCGCGCTCAGCCCAAGCACCCGCTCTCATGCATGCTGCCGCCCGAGCCGCTCGAAAAGCACCACCTCTTCCCGCAGCAGGACAGGCTGGCCGCATGGTTCAAGGTCAAGCGGATCGACATTCACGCATTCACCATCCGCCTCCCTCAAGGTTTCCACCGATGGCTCCACAGTGGTGGCCCTGAAGGCGGCCAATGGAATGAGGCCTGGCGGCAGTTTCAAAGAGAAAACCCTGGAGCCTCCACGGAGCGGATCTGGCAGTTCGCGTTCGAGCTCATGGAACGGTTCAGGGTCAATGGTCCG
This is a stretch of genomic DNA from Archangium violaceum. It encodes these proteins:
- a CDS encoding glycoside hydrolase family 15 protein, with translation MPRPIEDYALIGDTQTAALVGRDGSIDWLCLPRFDSGACFAALLGEPEHGRWKLAPAEEPPRQVRRRYREGSLVLETEFTTADGVVRVVDCMPPRDRTPDVIRVVEGVKGRVPMRMELVIRFDYGSVVPWVTRTGEELRAEAGPDALSLYSPVRTQGQGLHTLADFTVSEGQRIPFVLRWHPSNEPPPPPLDGLTAAADTQAWWREWSSHCTYRGSWHEPVHTSLMTLKALTYAPTGGIVAAATTSLPERLGGVRNWDYRFCWLRDATFTLYSLVLSGFREEAQAWRDWLLRSVAGDPAKLQIMYGVAGERRLTETDLDWLPGYAGSKPVRTGNAAVHQFQLDVYGEVMDALHQAHRTGLVRDRRAWDVALVLMDFLESGWSKPDEGLWEVRGERQHFTHSKVMAWVAFDRAVRSAEHNKLPGPVERWRKLRHAIHEEICQRGYDPKLGAFTQAYGSSSMDASLLLMPLVGFLPPRDPRVLGTVRAIERELMHEGLVRRYHTHETEDGLPPGEGVFLACSFWLADNYILQGRMDEAEALFNRLLGLRNDVGLLSEEYDPVNRRMLGNFPQAFSHVGLVNTAFNLERHRNSPAIHRRENHNGVQEQPSS
- the gnd gene encoding phosphogluconate dehydrogenase (NAD(+)-dependent, decarboxylating) — encoded protein: MDLGMIGLGRMGASMVRRLLDGGHRCVVHDLNRRAVEELQGQGAVGAFSLEELVRRLPAPRRVWLMLPAAVVDGTLARLVPLLDAGDTVIDGGNSYYRDDLRRAAELRPRGLHYVDVGVSGGVWGRERGYCLMIGGEPEQVRGLEPIFAALAPGVLSAPRTPGREGPPSPAEQGWLHCGPNGAGHFVKMVHNGIEYGLMAAYAEGFNILRHANVGKHRHDADAETTPLRNPEEFLYELDLPEVAELWRRGSVVGSWLLDLTTQALRGDPELSGFSGQVSDSGEGRWTLAAAVDEGVPAPVLGSALFQRFGSRGQGDFADKLLSAMRHAFGGHQEKKGG
- the sitA6 gene encoding SitA6 family polymorphic toxin lipoprotein, whose product is MDILTVRRGLALLCTLLSACVTSPGPVHESDEAPEAVASWEEARADPSCVVPRCDEERCALWRCQDLVEVDSHPVVLVRGAVGLRPPLVGNPNRWWGRTLAAPTSVEPVFEIPWHNWKTRDQRAQPKHPLSCMLPPEPLEKHHLFPQQDRLAAWFKVKRIDIHAFTIRLPQGFHRWLHSGGPEGGQWNEAWRQFQRENPGASTERIWQFAFELMERFRVNGPLVP
- a CDS encoding SAM-dependent methyltransferase, producing MLADAFMLLHTDLPREAPGSDDTTREALRRLRPLLPAAPEVLDLGCGPGRQTLVLAEELATRVTAVDLHAPFLARLEAEAAARGLGHLVRTRCADFGALEEAPGSVDLLWSEGAIYLLGWAEGLRRWRPLLRPGGLMAVTEATWLTGSPPDKAAAFWREAYPTMGTIASNGAAARAAGFEVLDTFVLPESAWWDEYYAPLRARIESLRARAREDALLATAIAETEREISLYSRHGSSYGYVFYLLQSRGPGSSGALP
- a CDS encoding ATP-binding protein produces the protein MFSPFSTAEVSGFGGSSRHRSRPAAEVPTGTVALVFTDVQGSTQLWERCSSGMRAALDVHDRVLRALLVEGNGYEVKTQGDSFMVAFDSAVEAVRWCLLAQQELLHAPWPEELLAEADAAEVRGPRGLVHRGLRVRMGVHLGEPECRIDTRTGRADYFGRMVNVTARVAAAGHGGQVLVSGAVWAQVEGMLEALGQPVVRPLGEYHLKGIEDAVTLVEVLPEALADRRFAAPRVQRVRRGNVPAETSELIGRRDELALLRCCFDEGARLVTLLGPGGMGKSRLATSFGELQIGAGMWPGGVWMCGLTDSATVDDICHAVGQALGVALTRNAEVSEPAERLGRALAGRGDVLVILDNVEHVIHHLPATLGRWRGLAPRARFLVTSREALLFPEERVIELEPLEVPEEGETRLERLAGSDAVRLFVQRTRAVRGSFELTDADAPRVADIVRKLDGIPLAIELAAARTNLLGVMQIQERLSRRFELLRGGRRDGSARQCTLWGAIDWSWNLLEPTERAALAQCSMFRGGFTLRAAESVLMFPPGGPDVLEIIYSLRSKSLLRAYAPDGLTGELRLGMYESIQQYASSRLAERGEGGMLAARHADYYLAKARRLSARMRGEGGEVAFRRLALERENLLVACDNALAVVPVAASALERALGVLVALEPDVTARGPVGITLSRLDRALELSANVEVEPLLRAEALAVRGRTHHGAGQLAAARRDLEAARSTFQALGAVDREKRVLVDLGIVARDEGDTGSAWALVQDAKELPSEGDRWLDAYAVGNLGILELGRHGAGAALPYLRTALELFRAVGDVAFEVGFLTNYAMAMGESGSTAEAVVLLDEALDKASRVGDRAGQALARVNLGCFLLDAGRAAEAREHLEVAVRIGRQLGMRMLEGVALGELGRALVALGALEAARAGLSESICILERVSRWHALRFTAHLASVRAVLGDLVGAREDFESLEAAPELQGDAVLRELSSLLRASLDLAVAQWAPAESDERGRALTEARRRVTRARSAPPEAASSDLREALRELDRCGPALGGSTSRA
- a CDS encoding HdeD family acid-resistance protein, giving the protein MAISDSNPGSDINDTRGSRTLASMWGGPFVMGLLIALLGIVALGAVVLTSFLSVIFYGAMLVAAGIFEVVHAFRVRKTGPFLLFLLGGILSLVVGALVLARPGAGLVALTLLMAGYFFASGLFRSITSLADRYTGWGWDFAYGIVSVALGAIIFAQLPYSSLWALGVVVGVEILARGVSLMAGSLAVRGAMRKLHA
- the zwf gene encoding glucose-6-phosphate dehydrogenase, whose amino-acid sequence is MADVPVSDALVFFGATGDLAYKQIFPALQALVVRHRLAIPIIGVAKAGWGLEQLRERARDSIRAHGGFDEAAFQHLSQLLRYVDGDYRDPKTFDRVREALGGAKRPLHYLAIPPSLFATVVEGLSHSTCLGQGVRVVVEKPFGRDLASARALNETLHRFLPESAIFRIDHFLGKEPVQNLLFFRFANVFLEPIWNRQHVRGVQVTLAESFGVQGRGAFYEEVGAIRDVLQNHLLQIVGLLTMDAPFCSDPENLRDEKARVFKAMRSLDPASVVRGQFRGYRGERGVSPTSDVETFAAVRLFIDSWRWADVPFFIRSGKCLPTNATEVFVELNHPPRPIFEEPFMASPNSVRFRLGPDVRISIGARAKKPGGNMTGEDVDLVAIQHAGGTMRPYERLLGDAMRGDVSLFARQESVEEAWRVVDPIVGGATPLYEYEPGTWGPPQADDLIAPHGRWRPTLSTSGGAEVPGLAHTDEPRLAQEEEAARGPGPTAVH